From one Rhodamnia argentea isolate NSW1041297 chromosome 1, ASM2092103v1, whole genome shotgun sequence genomic stretch:
- the LOC125314354 gene encoding probable nucleoredoxin 1: MADVVGDGARHDVQSLLSSPDRDFLIRNNGDQVKVDSLKGKKIGLYFSASWCGPCRRFTPTLVEVYNELSPRGDLEIIFVSGDEDEESFSEYFSKMPWLAIPFSDSDKRSSLDEVFKVRGIPRLVFLDGAGTVSTDSGVQIVREYGVEGHPFTPERIKELKDQEEAARRNQSLTSLLVHGSRDFVVLSDGNKVPVTELEGKIVGLYFSLSTYKSCSDFSPKLREVYEKLKEKGESFEIVQIPLDEEEASFNQSFGSLPWLSLPVKDRKCEKLVRYFDLSTLPTLVIIGRDGKTVHCNVAETVEEHGVEAYPFTPEKFEQLAEIEKKREESQTLESILISGDLDFVIGKEGTKIPVSDLVGKTVLLYFSAHWCPPCRAFLPVLTEAYEKIKAKDNAFEVIFISSDKDQTAFDDYFAEMPWLALPLGDERKKYLNRKFKVQGIPTLVAIGSTGRTVTTEARDLIMEHGADAYPFSAEHLKKFEEQFKESIKGWPEKLKHPLHEEHELVPARRRKYNCDGCDEAGEAWSYYCEECDFDLHPKCAVGEEKAAKNEPDEDGEAAGEETKEGGDAKEGWVCDGEVCHKA; encoded by the exons ATGGCGGATGTTGTCGGAGATGGAGCTCGTCACGATGTTCAGTCCCTCCTGTCTTCTCCGGACAGGGACTTCCTCATCCGAAACAACGGCGATCAG GTCAAGGTCGATAGCTTGAAGGGGAAGAAGATCGGCTTGTACTTCTCCGCGTCGTGGTGCGGTCCGTGCCGGCGGTTCACCCCGACGCTTGTGGAGGTGTACAATGAACTTTCCCCAAGAGGTGACCTGGAAATCATTTTTGTCTCTGGCGATGAGGATGAAGAGTCCTTCAGCGAATACTTTTCCAAGATGCCGTGGCTTGCAATCCCGTTCTCCGACTCGGACAAGCGCAGTAGCTTGGATGAAGTGTTTAAGGTCAGGGGAATACCCCGCCTTGTGTTTCTTGATGGCGCAGGTACAGTCTCAACAGATAGCGGAGTCCAGATTGTCCGCGAGTATGGAGTGGAAGGTCACCCTTTCACTCCAGAACGCATCAAGGAGTTGAAAGACCAGGAAGAAGCTGCGAGGAGAAATCAATCATTGACCTCTCTTTTGGTCCATGGATCTCGTGACTTCGTAGTTTTGTCCGATGGGAATAAG GTTCCTGTTACTGAGCTTGAAGGGAAAATTGTGGGTCTGTACTTCTCGTTGTCCACGTACAAATCATGCAGTGATTTCTCGCCAAAGTTACGTGAGGTTTatgagaaattgaaggaaaaaggagagagtttTGAGATCGTTCAGATTCctcttgatgaagaagaagcatcaTTCAACCAGTCCTTTGGAAGCCTGCCATGGCTTTCACTACCAGTGAAAGACAGGAAATGTGAGAAGTTGGTTAGGTACTTTGATCTGTCGACCCTACCCACTCTGGTCATAATCGGTCGTGATGGGAAGACTGTCCATTGCAACGTTGCTGAAACCGTGGAAGAGCATGGCGTTGAAGCTTACCCATTCACTCCAGAGAAGTTTGAACAGCTCGCAGAGATagagaagaaaagggaagaatcTCAGACCTTGGAGTCGATCTTGATTTCAGGGGATCTGGATTTCGTCATTGGAAAGGAAGGAACCAAG ATTCCAGTATCGGACTTGGTAGGGAAGACTGTCCTCCTGTACTTCTCGGCACACTGGTGCCCTCCTTGCCGTGCATTCCTGCCGGTGCTCACGGAGGCATACGAAAAGATCAAGGCCAAAGACAATGCCTTTGAGGTTATCTTCATCTCCAGCGACAAGGACCAAACTGCCTTCGACGATTACTTTGCTGAAATGCCGTGGCTGGCGCTCCCCCTTGGTGATGAGAGGAAGAAATACCTGAATCGCAAATTCAAGGTCCAGGGGATCCCCACGCTCGTAGCCATCGGCTCAACAGGCCGTACTGTGACTACCGAAGCAAGGGATCTCATAATGGAGCATGGGGCTGATGCTTATCCTTTTAGTGCGGAACATCTCAAGAAGTTTGAGGAACAGTTCAAGGAGAGTATTAAAGGCTGGCCAGAGAAGTTGAAGCATCCTTTGCACGAAGAGCACGAGCTCGTTCCTGCTCGGAGGAGGAAGTACAACTGTGATGGCTGCGATGAGGCAGGAGAGGCGTGGTCGTATTATTGCGAGGAGTGTGACTTCGATCTCCATCCCAAATGTGCTGTTGGAGAAGAGAAAGCGGCTAAAAACGAGCCGGATGAAGACGGCGAAGCAGCTGGGGAGGAGACAAAGGAAGGAGGAGATGCCAAAGAAGGATGGGTCTGTGATGGTGAGGTCTGTCATAAAGCCTGA